A window of Novosphingobium terrae contains these coding sequences:
- a CDS encoding TonB-dependent receptor, whose translation MNRGNFTGGHALKAMLLLAGCSTIIAPLAAQAQEATARKSFDIPAGSLADAIALFGQQAGIQVTASDALVAGRRNSALRGTFGLAEGLSTMLTATGLTFRFIGANTVRIEAAPPSDDHAVQLGTVQVEATALNTPTGTPLPSPYAGGKVARGGRAGLLGNHDYMDTPLSMVSYSEKTIRDQQASSVAEVLFVNDPSVRASIGSSNRYDALTIRGLRVPNSDIALNGVYGLLPNWRVGPDAVERVELLKGPGALLNGMAPGGSIGGGVNVVSKQAGDTPLSRVTAEYESDAHFGGHVDMGRRFGADQAFGIRINGAIRGGQTPYDGQTGHSSAGSVNLDYRRDNLRLSLDLIYQADWLRAPERGPTIAAGTVMPSVPDPRINMSQSFDYGDSKSLTGLGRAEYDLASKVTLYATAGANGFNFAKREANGPTIFNANGDATADTNIQTGHYRTNTQEVGLRAQLATGPVDHKLSISASRLYQAYQLGQVTYATYTTNIYNPVRLPETLAPLSAYSMRPASDLALRSVALADTLSVAQNLVQLTAGVRLQGVTTNSYSSATGAVTRHYESDATTPMVGLLVRPSKALSFYGNYIQALTPGPSVPTGAINSGDVFAPYKSKQLEVGAKLDLGVFGATLAAFQIKVPNGITDPVTKIYALNGEQRNRGIELQAFGTITRGLRLLGGATFQQGKLTRTQGGINDGHNALGVPDVQANMAAEWDPAFVHGLTVGGRVIHTGKSWLDAANAYRVPAWTRFDFTTRYELKAANIPLTLQANLTNAFNHRYWESNPSGYLIVGAPRTLWLSISADF comes from the coding sequence ATGAATCGGGGGAATTTCACAGGCGGCCACGCGTTGAAGGCGATGCTGCTGCTCGCAGGCTGCAGCACCATCATTGCGCCGCTCGCCGCTCAGGCGCAAGAAGCCACCGCCCGCAAGAGCTTCGACATTCCCGCCGGATCACTCGCCGATGCCATCGCGCTTTTTGGCCAGCAGGCCGGGATTCAGGTCACCGCCTCAGATGCGCTGGTCGCGGGGCGCCGCAATTCGGCGCTACGCGGCACATTTGGTTTAGCCGAGGGGCTGAGCACCATGCTGACCGCAACCGGCCTCACCTTCCGCTTCATCGGCGCCAACACCGTGCGGATCGAAGCGGCGCCCCCCAGCGACGATCACGCGGTCCAGCTGGGCACAGTGCAGGTCGAGGCCACCGCGCTGAACACGCCTACAGGTACCCCCCTGCCCTCCCCCTATGCCGGCGGCAAAGTCGCGCGCGGCGGCCGCGCAGGCCTGCTGGGCAATCACGATTACATGGACACGCCGCTCAGCATGGTGAGCTACAGCGAGAAAACCATCCGCGATCAGCAGGCCTCCAGCGTGGCCGAAGTCCTCTTCGTCAATGATCCGTCGGTGCGCGCCTCGATCGGCAGCAGCAACCGCTATGACGCGCTGACCATCCGGGGTCTGCGCGTGCCCAACAGCGACATCGCTCTCAATGGCGTGTACGGCCTGCTGCCCAACTGGCGCGTCGGACCCGATGCAGTCGAACGGGTAGAACTGCTCAAGGGCCCCGGGGCGCTGCTCAACGGCATGGCGCCGGGCGGCAGCATCGGCGGCGGGGTCAATGTGGTGAGCAAGCAGGCCGGGGACACACCGCTGAGCCGCGTGACCGCCGAATATGAATCCGACGCCCATTTCGGTGGCCATGTCGATATGGGCCGCCGCTTCGGCGCGGATCAGGCCTTCGGCATCCGCATCAATGGCGCGATCCGGGGGGGCCAGACGCCTTATGATGGCCAGACGGGCCACAGCAGCGCCGGATCGGTCAATCTCGACTATCGCCGCGATAATCTGCGCCTTTCGCTTGACCTGATCTATCAGGCCGACTGGCTGCGCGCCCCTGAACGCGGCCCGACGATCGCCGCTGGAACGGTGATGCCCTCCGTACCCGACCCGCGCATCAACATGAGCCAGTCCTTCGATTACGGCGACAGCAAAAGCCTGACCGGTCTGGGCCGCGCTGAATACGATCTGGCCAGCAAAGTCACGCTTTATGCGACGGCGGGGGCCAATGGTTTCAACTTCGCCAAGCGCGAGGCCAATGGACCCACCATTTTCAACGCCAATGGCGACGCCACGGCGGACACCAACATCCAGACCGGCCATTATCGCACCAACACGCAGGAGGTGGGGCTGCGCGCCCAGCTGGCCACCGGCCCGGTGGATCATAAGCTGTCCATCAGCGCTAGCCGGTTGTATCAGGCCTATCAGCTGGGACAGGTCACCTATGCCACCTACACCACCAACATCTACAATCCTGTCCGCTTGCCCGAGACGCTGGCGCCGCTCTCGGCCTACAGCATGCGCCCGGCCAGTGATCTGGCCCTGCGCAGCGTGGCTCTTGCCGACACGCTGAGCGTCGCGCAGAATCTGGTGCAGCTGACGGCGGGTGTGCGGCTTCAGGGCGTGACCACCAACAGCTATTCCAGTGCGACCGGCGCAGTCACCCGCCATTACGAGAGCGACGCCACCACGCCGATGGTCGGCCTGCTGGTGAGGCCAAGCAAGGCCCTTTCCTTCTATGGCAATTACATTCAGGCGCTGACCCCCGGGCCTTCGGTGCCCACCGGGGCGATCAACAGCGGCGATGTCTTCGCGCCATACAAGTCGAAGCAGCTTGAGGTCGGCGCCAAGCTCGATCTGGGGGTCTTCGGGGCCACACTGGCCGCCTTCCAGATCAAGGTGCCCAATGGCATCACCGATCCGGTGACCAAGATCTATGCGCTCAATGGCGAGCAGCGCAACCGGGGCATCGAACTGCAAGCCTTCGGCACCATCACGCGGGGATTGCGCCTGCTGGGAGGCGCCACCTTCCAGCAGGGCAAGTTGACCCGCACGCAAGGCGGCATCAACGACGGCCATAATGCGTTGGGCGTACCCGACGTGCAGGCTAATATGGCGGCGGAATGGGATCCCGCTTTCGTGCATGGGCTGACGGTGGGCGGCAGGGTCATCCACACCGGCAAGAGCTGGCTGGACGCTGCCAATGCCTATCGTGTGCCTGCGTGGACCCGTTTCGATTTCACCACGCGCTACGAACTAAAGGCCGCAAACATACCGCTGACCCTGCAGGCCAATCTGACCAATGCCTTCAACCACCGTTATTGGGAAAGCAATCCCAGCGGTTATCTGATCGTGGGGGCGCCACGCACCCTGTGGCTGTCGATCTCGGCCGATTTCTGA
- a CDS encoding FecR family protein, with product MSGNLQLLRDAASWLVQLREEPEDPALSAAFEQWRSVDPRHDEAFRQVQDTFAAIAPPPPIPDLPPSPLQRQGHNRLPPWRRLWRQGWAMAATATAAAVVLALFPALHLWLSADYRTGSGQTTGLALADGSRVTLGPDSAIAVDLIGQQRKLRLLSGQAWFEVKHDAARPFQVVAGDVTATDLGTAFDVRMLGAVTAVDVQHGAVRVTDQAHVSTAPHDLGAGQWLHMGSDHRAEAGLVNPQLIGAWRQGMVVARGRTISEVIEEIRPWYAGRIVLTSKALGQQRVSGIYRLSDPHAALTALVNPDGGWVTRVTPWVLIVGK from the coding sequence ATGAGCGGGAATCTCCAGCTTTTGAGGGACGCCGCCTCCTGGCTCGTTCAACTGCGCGAAGAGCCTGAGGATCCCGCACTTTCGGCGGCGTTCGAACAATGGCGCTCGGTTGATCCACGGCATGACGAGGCCTTTCGGCAGGTGCAGGACACTTTCGCCGCCATCGCGCCCCCGCCGCCGATACCAGACCTGCCTCCGTCGCCCCTGCAGCGGCAAGGCCATAACCGCCTGCCGCCATGGCGCCGGCTGTGGCGTCAGGGCTGGGCCATGGCGGCCACGGCGACCGCCGCTGCTGTGGTGCTGGCCCTGTTCCCGGCGCTTCATCTGTGGCTCAGCGCGGATTATCGCACCGGCTCGGGGCAAACCACCGGCCTCGCGCTGGCCGATGGCAGCCGCGTCACGCTCGGCCCTGACAGCGCCATCGCGGTGGACCTGATAGGGCAGCAGCGCAAGCTGCGCCTGCTCTCGGGTCAGGCATGGTTCGAGGTGAAGCACGATGCAGCCCGGCCGTTTCAGGTCGTGGCCGGCGATGTCACCGCCACCGATCTGGGCACGGCCTTCGATGTGCGGATGTTAGGCGCCGTCACGGCGGTGGATGTGCAGCATGGCGCGGTACGCGTCACCGATCAGGCGCATGTTTCAACCGCGCCGCATGATCTTGGGGCCGGGCAATGGCTCCACATGGGCAGCGATCACCGCGCCGAAGCGGGACTGGTCAATCCGCAGCTGATCGGCGCCTGGCGCCAGGGGATGGTGGTGGCCAGAGGGCGCACCATCAGCGAGGTCATCGAGGAGATCCGCCCGTGGTACGCCGGCCGGATTGTGCTGACCAGCAAGGCGCTTGGCCAGCAGCGCGTGTCGGGCATCTATCGCCTCTCCGATCCTCACGCCGCGCTGACGGCTTTGGTCAACCCGGATGGCGGGTGGGTCACCAGAGTTACTCCGTGGGTGCTGATCGTCGGGAAATAG
- a CDS encoding sigma-70 family RNA polymerase sigma factor has translation MPEDQDTIAMFIAHRGALVRLANSIVHDAARAEDIVQDAWMRLAQVAKTQAVGKPKTLIYVIVRNLAIDSLRRHKREDSLHGEIETAELTVADDNPSAETAAIARSELESVLEALASLPERQRRAIELYRFEGLKLREVGERLGISTSLAQLLIVDGLAICTAHRAKAD, from the coding sequence GTGCCTGAGGATCAGGATACGATCGCCATGTTCATAGCCCATCGCGGCGCGCTGGTCCGTCTGGCCAACAGCATCGTGCATGATGCCGCGCGCGCCGAAGACATCGTGCAGGATGCCTGGATGCGTCTGGCGCAGGTCGCCAAGACGCAGGCCGTCGGCAAGCCCAAGACGCTGATTTATGTCATCGTTCGCAATCTCGCCATCGACAGCCTGCGCCGCCACAAGCGCGAGGATTCACTGCATGGCGAGATCGAGACGGCGGAACTGACGGTGGCGGACGACAACCCCTCCGCCGAAACCGCCGCCATCGCCCGTTCGGAACTGGAGTCCGTGCTGGAGGCGCTGGCCTCCCTGCCCGAACGCCAGCGCCGGGCCATCGAACTCTATCGCTTCGAAGGGCTCAAATTGCGGGAAGTGGGCGAAAGGCTTGGCATATCCACATCGCTGGCCCAGTTGTTGATCGTGGACGGGCTGGCAATCTGCACCGCCCATCGCGCCAAGGCGGATTAA
- a CDS encoding FecR/PupR family sigma factor regulator has translation MTSKNMSRRGQRQRIQISRGHDIIQKDEDGAVALSDKPFNSLDSKAAEWIVRLDAGALSLEDMTTFTIWFSKPQNRQAFVRLNTVWSLWDRVSCT, from the coding sequence ATGACGAGCAAGAATATGAGCCGTCGCGGTCAGCGACAGCGCATCCAAATTTCTAGAGGGCACGACATCATTCAGAAGGATGAAGATGGCGCAGTTGCGCTCTCGGACAAGCCCTTCAACTCGTTAGATAGCAAGGCTGCCGAGTGGATCGTTCGGCTCGATGCGGGCGCCTTGTCATTGGAAGACATGACTACCTTTACCATCTGGTTTTCAAAGCCTCAAAATCGGCAGGCATTTGTTCGACTTAACACCGTATGGTCCCTTTGGGATAGAGTTTCCTGCACGTGA